TTCTAAATCTTCAAAAGTTTCTTGATGCATAGTTAAAAATCTAGCCGCATTGTAAAGTTTGTTTGTAAAGTTTCTAGATTCAATCATTTTTGCTTCTGAGAGTCTAATGTCTCTTCCCTGAACTGCTAAGATTGCGAGTGTAAACCTCATAACATCAGCTGAATATTTATCTATCATTTCAAGAGGGTCAATTACATTACCTTTTGATTTACTCATTTTTTGACCGTTTTCATCTCTGACTAACGCGTGAAGATATACATCCCTGAATGGTACCTCTTTTAGGAAATGAACACCCATCATCATCATTCTTGCAACCCAGAAGAATAAAATGTCAAATCCTGTAATTAAAAGATTATTCGGATAAAATCTCTTTAAATCTTCAGGCTGCCATTTAATTCCTTTTCCCCATTCTCCATTTTCCCATCCGAGTGTGGAAAACGGCCAAAGGGCGGAGCTGAACCATGTATCAAGCACATCTGGGTCTTGATGGAAATTTTTTGAGTGGCATTTTGGACATTCACTAGGTTCTTCAACGCTTGCCCATTCATTTCCGCAATCGTTGCAGTAATAAACCGGAATTTGGTGTCCCCACCAGAGCTGTCTTGAAATACACCAGTCTCTTAGATCTCTCATCCAGGCGTCATAATTGTTTTTCCATTGAGGCGGGTGAAATTTGACTTCACCTCTGTTTGCAGCTTCAATTGCAGGAATGGCAACTTCTTTTTTCAAAAACCATTGGGTTGAAACATACGGTTCAATTATACTTTTGCATCTGTAGCAGTGTCCTACCTGGTGAATATGTTTTTCTTTTTTTTCAACAAAGCCAGCACTCTCAAGTTTTTCAACTATTTTTTTTCTTGCTTCAAGTCTATCAAGCCCTGCAAATTCTCCGGCATTTTCGTTCAAAATACCTTTTTCATCAAATACTTTAATTAAATCCAGATTGTGTCTAAGTCCAACTTCATAATCGTTTGGGTCATGGGCCGGTGTTACCTTAACGGCACCTGTACCAAACTCTTTGTCTACGTATTCATCTGCAATAATTGGAATTTCCCTATTAATTAAAGGAAGTCTCACTTTTTTCCCTATCAAATGTTTATATCTTTCATCTTCAGGATTTACCATAACGGCGGTATCTCCAAAATATGTCTCAGGTCTTGTAGTAGCTACCACAATATATTCGTCACTGTCGACAATCGGATATTTTATATAAACAAGTTCACCCTCATGAGTTTCATATTCTACTTCAATATCACTAAGTGCCCCGTCTTTTGGACACCAGTTAACCATATAATTGCCTTTTACAATTAATCCCTCGTCATAAAGTTTTTTAAATGCAACCCTCACAGCTCTTTGAAGCCCTTCATCCATGGTAAATCTCTCGCGAGACCATGCAGGAGAAGCACCTAAGCGTCTTAGCTGGGTTGTAATAGTCCCTCCGCTGAATTTTTTCCATTCCCAGACTCTTTTTAAAAATTCTTCGCGTCCAATTTCCTCTTTTGTTTTACCTTCTGCTAAAATCTGTTTTTCCACAACATTCTGTGTTGCAATTCCAGCATGATCGGTTCCCGGCTGCCAAAGAGTGGCATATCCGTCCATTCTTTTGTATCTGA
This genomic stretch from Lebetimonas natsushimae harbors:
- a CDS encoding valine--tRNA ligase, which produces MREYNPREFEKETYKIWEENRFFEVDYSKPKNFCIMMPPPNVTGSLHIGHALTFTLQDIIVRYKRMDGYATLWQPGTDHAGIATQNVVEKQILAEGKTKEEIGREEFLKRVWEWKKFSGGTITTQLRRLGASPAWSRERFTMDEGLQRAVRVAFKKLYDEGLIVKGNYMVNWCPKDGALSDIEVEYETHEGELVYIKYPIVDSDEYIVVATTRPETYFGDTAVMVNPEDERYKHLIGKKVRLPLINREIPIIADEYVDKEFGTGAVKVTPAHDPNDYEVGLRHNLDLIKVFDEKGILNENAGEFAGLDRLEARKKIVEKLESAGFVEKKEKHIHQVGHCYRCKSIIEPYVSTQWFLKKEVAIPAIEAANRGEVKFHPPQWKNNYDAWMRDLRDWCISRQLWWGHQIPVYYCNDCGNEWASVEEPSECPKCHSKNFHQDPDVLDTWFSSALWPFSTLGWENGEWGKGIKWQPEDLKRFYPNNLLITGFDILFFWVARMMMMGVHFLKEVPFRDVYLHALVRDENGQKMSKSKGNVIDPLEMIDKYSADVMRFTLAILAVQGRDIRLSEAKMIESRNFTNKLYNAARFLTMHQETFEDLENTPIKTELGKWMLYKFNEAVKNVRKELDEYRFNDAAMTLYRYLWQDFCDWGIELSKVSKDSIPELGAIFKESLKLLHPFMPFITEFLYQELSNTTVKENTIMLKEFPKAKVVEKPANFDLIIEAIVSIRRIKALTQTNIKKAYVLANLPEMAKDYIKKLAKIEEVEFIDKPIENAIRDISDNLETMVSKEEIDIKPIVDRLTKQKEKLNKEIEKLNKKLSNKNFLEKAPKEVVEKNQKELDELNEKYKKIEEELRKLNA